The following are from one region of the Theropithecus gelada isolate Dixy chromosome 6, Tgel_1.0, whole genome shotgun sequence genome:
- the UGT3A2 gene encoding UDP-glucuronosyltransferase 3A2 isoform X2, giving the protein MAGQRLLLLVGFLLPGVLLSEAAKILTVSTVDFKKEEKSYQVISWLAPEDHQREFKKSFDFFLEETLGGRGNFENLLKVLEYLALQCSHFLRRKDIMDSLKNENFDMVIVETFDYCPFLIAEKLSKPFVAILSTSFGSLEFGLPIPLSYVPVFRSLLTDHMDFWGRVKNFLMFFSFCRRQWHMQSTFDNAIKEHFPEGSRPVLSHLLLKAELWFINSDFAFDFARPLLPNTVYVGGLMEKPIKPVPQDLENFIAKFGDSGFVLVTLGSMVNTCQNPEIFKEMNNAFAYLPQGVIWKCQCSHWPKEVQLAANVKIVDWLPQSDLLAHPSIRLFVTHGGQNSIMEAIQHGVPMVGIPLFGDQPENMVRVEAKNFGVSIQLKKLKAETLALKMKQIMEDKRYKSAAVAASIILRSHPLSPTQRLVGWIDHILQTGGATHLKPYVFQQPWHEQYLLDVFVFLLGLTLGTLWLCGKLLGIAVWWLSGARKVKET; this is encoded by the exons attttaaaaaggaggaaaaatcgTATCAAGTTATCAGTTGGCTTGCACCTGAAGATCATCAAAGAGAATTTAAGAAgagttttgatttctttctgGAAGAAACTTTAGGTGGCAG aggAAATTTTGAAAACTTATTAAAAGTTCTAGAATACTTGGCGTTGCAGTGCAGTCATTTTTTAAGGAGAAAGGATATCATGGATTCCTTAAAGAATGAGAACTTCGACATGGTGATAGTTGAAACTTTTGACTACTGTCCTTTCTTGATTGCTGAGAAGCTCAGTAAGCCATTTGTGGCCATTCTTTCCACCTCATTCGGCTCTTTGGAATTTGGGCTACCAATCCCCTTGTCTTATGTTCCAGTATTCCGTTCCTTGCTGACCGATCACATGGACTTCTGGGGCCGAGTGAAGAATTTTCTGATGTTCTTTAGTTTCTGCAGGAGGCAATGGCACATGCAGTCTACATTTGACAACGCCATCAAGGAGCATTTCCCAGAAGGCTCTAGGCCAGTTTTGTCTCATCTTCTACTGAAAGCAGAGTTGTGGTTCATTAACTCTGACTTTGCCTTTGATTTTGCTCGACCTCTGCTTCCCAACACTGTTTATGTTGGAGGCTTGATGGAAAAACCTATTAAACCAGTACCACAA GACTTGGAGAACTTCATTGCCAAGTTTGGGGACTCTGGTTTTGTCCTCGTGACCTTGGGCTCCATGGTGAACACCTGTCAGAATCCGGAAATCTTCAAGGAGATGAACAATGCCTTTGCCTACCTACCCCAAGGGGTGATATGGAAGTGCCAGTGTTCTCATTGGCCCAAAGAAGTCCAGCTGGCTGCAAATGTGAAAATTGTGGACTGGCTTCCTCAGAGTGACCTCCTGG CTCACCCCAGCATCCGTCTGTTTGTCACCCATGGCGGGCAGAATAGCATAATGGAGGCCATTCAGCATGGTGTGCCCATGGTGGGGATCCCTCtctttggagaccagcctgaaaacATGGTCCGAGTAGAAGCCAAAAACTTTGGTGTCTCTATTCAGTTAAAGAAGCTCAAGGCAGAGACATTGGCTCTTAAGATGAAACAAATCATGGAAGACAAGAG GTACAAGTCTGCAGCAGTGGCTGCCAGCATCATCCTGCGCTCCCACCCGCTCAGCCCCACGCAGCGGCTGGTGGGCTGGATTGACCACATCCTCCAGACAGGGGGGGCGACTCACCTCAAGCCCTATGTCTTCCAGCAGCCCTGGCATGAGCAGTACCTGCTTGATGTTTTTGTGTTTCTGCTGGGGCTCACTCTGGGCACTCTATGGCTTTGTGGGAAGCTGCTGGGTATAGCTGTCTGGTGGCTGAGTGGGGCTAGAAAGGTGAAGGAGACATAA